A DNA window from Siniperca chuatsi isolate FFG_IHB_CAS linkage group LG6, ASM2008510v1, whole genome shotgun sequence contains the following coding sequences:
- the LOC122878329 gene encoding glutathione hydrolase-like YwrD proenzyme: MLKVRYGLILSCYFARLLPTVAGSYSGMDTDLIFSSRRSPVVCLHGCVASSQPLASSIGLDILKRGGNAADAAVAIAAALAVTEPSSTGPGGDAFCLFYNENTGEIRGINGSGRSPRAQTLDFLEGRGYTAEAPPPPFDALNVTVPGAPACWCDTVQLFGSHKLSLQEVLSGAVELAEVGFPVAEVTAHHWVNWVAALRDAGKELGGDLLFDGHAPKCGQVFRNPTLARTLKDLGEHGKPGFYQGRVAQAIVDIINQNGGVMTLDDLSSHDSEVITPISTEYKGVRLWEPPPNSQGLVALLLLNILENFPLKALGHNSCDYVHVLVEAVRLALTDALRYLGDPVHVTIPLETFLDKSYSHQQAQRISMDRAMEEVEPGLTTGSDTVYFCVIDSQGNACSFVNSTYMGFGSGLVPKDCGFSLQNRGASFSLRRNHVNCVAGGKRPYHTIIPALLTDSATKSQKPRLLAALGVMGAFMQPQGHVQVLLNMLEFGMNPQQALDAPRVYVQYDHKTDQWFVNLEEGVDQEVAEELRRRGHKVNWPITGHKRSQFGRGQIITVGDWWNPSVNQADHPFRVLWAGSDPRSDGCAQGY; the protein is encoded by the exons ATGTTGAAAGTCCGATACGGTTTaattttgtcctgttattttgCCCGGTTGTTGCCAACAGTCGCTGGTAGTTACAGCGGGATGGATACCGACTTGATTTTCTCCTCTCGTCGGTCTCCTGTGGTATGTTTACACGGCTGTGTGGCGTCCAGCCAGCCGCTAGCTTCAAGTATAGGACTTG ACATCTTGAAGCGTGGTGGTAATGCGGCAGATGCTGCGGTTGCCATAGCAGCAGCGCTGGCGGTAACAGAGCCAAGCAGCACCGGTCCGGGTGGAGACGCCTTCTGCTTGTTCTACAACGAAAACACTGGAGAGATCCGAGGAATTAACGGCAG TGGTCGTTCTCCCAGAGCTCAGACCCTGGACTTCCTGGAAGGACGTGGTTACACTGCAGAGGCCCCTCCTCCACCTTTTGATGCCTTGAATGTCACAGTACCAGGGGCCCCTGCATGCTGGTGTGATACCGTACAGCTGTTTGGTAGTCACAAG TTGTCCCTGCAGGAGGTGCTGAGTGGGGCGGTGGAGCTTGCAGAGGTGGGGTTTCCCGTTGCCGAGGTAACAGCTCACCACTGGGTGAACTGGGTGGCTGCGCTGAGAGATGCTGGTAAGGAACTAGGTGGAGACCTGCTGTTTGATGGCCATGCACCCAAATGTGGACAAGTATTCAGAAACCCTACTCTGGCCAGGACCCTGAAG GATCtcggtgaacatggcaaaccaGGTTTCTACCAGGGCAGAGTGGCCCAAGCCATTGTTGATATCATCAACCAAAATGGAGGAGTCATGACCCTGGATGATCTCAGCAGCCATGACAGTGAGGTCATCACCCCTATAAGCACAGAATACAAG GGTGTGCGTCTGTGGGAACCTCCTCCTAACAGTCAGGGATTGGTTGCCCTGCTGCTACTCAACATCCTGGAGAACTTCCCTCTCAAAG ctctaGGCCATAACAGCTGTGACTATGTCCATGTATTGGTGGAGGCTGTGCGCTTGGCACTAACAGATGCTCTGCGTTACCTGGGCGACCCAGTCCATGTGACCATCCCTCTGGAAACCTTTCTGGACAAGAGCTACAGCCACCAGCAAGCGCAGCGCATCAGCATGGACAG GGCCATGGAAGAAGTGGAGCCTGGCCTGACGACAGGAAGTGACACAGTCTATTTCTGTGTGATTGACAGTCAGGGCAATGCCTGCTCATTTGTCAATAGCACTTATATGGGCTTTGGAAGTGGGCTGGTCCCCAAGGATTGTGGATTCTCACTACAG AATCGTGGTGCCAGCTTTTCTCTGCGCCGTAACCACGTTAACTGTGTTGCTGGGGGAAAGCGGCCATATCACACCATAATACCTGCACTTCTCACCGACTCTGCAACCAAATCACAAAAACCACGACTCCTCGCTGCACTAGGGGTGATGGGGGCTTTTATGCAACCACAAGGACACGTCCAG GTGTTGTTGAACATGTTGGAGTTTGGGATGAATCCTCAACAAGCTCTGGACGCACCAAGAgtctatgtacagtatgaccACAAAA CTGATCAGTGGTTTGTTAATCTGGAGGAGGGGGTTGACCAGGAGGTAGCCGAGGAGCTGAGAAGACGGGGCCACAAAGTCAACTGGCCAATAACAG GCCACAAGAGGTCTCAGTTTGGACGGGGACAGATCATCACAGTGGGGGATTGGTGGAACCCATCTGTCAATCAAGCTGATCATCCATTCAGGGTGCTATGGGCAGGATCAGACCCCCGATCGGATGGATGTGCTCAGGGATACTAG
- the tm4sf18 gene encoding transmembrane 4 L6 family member 18, whose amino-acid sequence MCCSVGFAKSLGLALLPLALCCILANLLLLFPMGEITYIQQDRLARYIWYFGGLGGGGLLMLLPAVIFITLGKCSCCWNESLMMCGSVLAAVVGLVGSGYCFVISGLALVQGPQCFTSFGWTYPFADQGGRYLLQPETWSRCLQPLHIVEWNMTLLCVLLGLAVLEFIICLLQLGNGLVIAVCRPCFYKQEYSLNA is encoded by the exons ATGTGTTGTTCGGTGGGTTTCGCCAAGTCTCTGGGTCTGGCCCTGCTGCCTCTGGCCCTCTGCTGTATCCTggctaacctgctgctgctgtttcctaTGGGAGAAATTACCTACATCCAGCAGGACCGCCTGGCCAGATATATCTGGTACTTTGGTGGACTTGGAGGAGGGGGACTGCTG ATGCTGCTTCCAGCTGTTATCTTCATCACTCTGGGGAAATGTAGCTGCTGCTGGAATGAGAGCTTAATG ATGTGCGGGTCAGTGTTGGCAGCTGTGGTTGGCCTGGTGGGGTCTGGCTATTGTTTCGTCATATCAGGGCTCGCCTTGGTGCAGGGTCCCCAGTGTTTCACCTCTTTTGGATGGACGTACCCCTTTGCAGACCAGGGAGGAAG GTATCTCTTACAACCAGAGACTTGGTCACGTTGTCTTCAGCCGCTTCATATCGTAGAGTGGAAcatgactctgctgtgtgtgttactgggcCTGGCTGTGCTGGAGTTCATCATCTGTCTCTTACAGCTGGGAAATGGTTTAGTCATCGCTGTCTGCCGGCCCTGTTTCTATAAGCAGGAGTATAGTCTTAATGCTTAG